The genomic window CACATCAAGCACAAAAACCAGAAGTTTATGAACTTCGCGGATAATTGATTAAAGGAGGGCATTATTTTGGCACAGGTACAATACTACGGCACAGGCCGTCGCAAAAGTTCAGTTGCGCGCGTGCGTCTCGTTCCAGGTGAAGGACGCATTATCGTAAATGGTCGTGACATTCGTGACTACGTTCCATATGAATCGTTAGTGGAAGTTGTAAAACAGCCACTTGTTTTAACAGAAACGTTCGGTAGCTACGATGTATTAGTAAACGTAAGCGGTGGTGGATTTACAGGTCAAGCAGGTGCGATCCGTCACGGTATCGCTCGTGCATTGTTACAAGTTGACCCTGAATACCGTCAAACATTAAAACGTGCAGGCTTATTAACGCGCGATTCTCGTGTGAAAGAGCGTAAGAAATACGGTCTTAAAGGCGCTCGTCGTGCACCGCAATTCTCAAAACGTTAATGTCAACAAATCTCGGCAATTATTTGCCGAGATTTTTTTGTATGTCTCCCTTTTTCATGCGAACAATATGTATGAGGAGGGATAAAAAATTGGGAATCCTTACATCGTTTACGGCAAAAAAGTTAGAAAAGCAGCTAACTGATGAACGAAATGCATTACGTGATCTTTCTTATCGTGAACTATGGCAACGTATGCGCACGTATTGGCAACGATACATCATTGTTTCTGAATGTATCGAAACGATATGCATCGATGTAGCGATTGAAGCATATTTGATCGGAGCGCATTATAGCCGCTTTATACATTATGGTGAGTCAATGGAAACGGTGAGAAGACGTTGTATCGATGAATATATGCAACTCATTTATGAATTGTATGAGCATATGAAAGAATACGGAGAGGACATGTACGATGCATGCGCTCGTTACATCGATGGATGGTGGAAAGAAGGAATCGAAAAAGGGCTGCGTCGTCTCCGTCTTCGTTTGAAGTAACCGTTCTAAATTCTCCTCTTGTCCCATATAACATAAATAGTGGGGAGGAGAAGGGATGAAAATACGTATTATTATTTTTTTCATTGTTTTTGTCCTTTTTTTACAGTTTTATGTCCTTCATGATCGCTCTTGGAAAGCATGGAGCTTACCGTTATCAGGAAAAATTATTGTTCTTGATCCGGGGCATGGAGGACCTGATGGGGGAGCGGTCGGAGGAGATGTTTTGGAGAAGGAAGTCGCGCTAGATGTGGCGTTAAAATTACGCGATTATTTACAACAACAAGGTGCACTCGTTCAAATGACGAGAGAAGGAGACCATGATTTAGCAAGCGAACAAACAAGGGGATATAGCCGAAGAAAAATAGAAGATTTACAACGTCGAGTCCAGTTTGTGAAT from Anoxybacillus gonensis includes these protein-coding regions:
- the rpsI gene encoding 30S ribosomal protein S9, with translation MAQVQYYGTGRRKSSVARVRLVPGEGRIIVNGRDIRDYVPYESLVEVVKQPLVLTETFGSYDVLVNVSGGGFTGQAGAIRHGIARALLQVDPEYRQTLKRAGLLTRDSRVKERKKYGLKGARRAPQFSKR
- a CDS encoding DUF2521 family protein, with translation MGILTSFTAKKLEKQLTDERNALRDLSYRELWQRMRTYWQRYIIVSECIETICIDVAIEAYLIGAHYSRFIHYGESMETVRRRCIDEYMQLIYELYEHMKEYGEDMYDACARYIDGWWKEGIEKGLRRLRLRLK